One stretch of Miscanthus floridulus cultivar M001 chromosome 18, ASM1932011v1, whole genome shotgun sequence DNA includes these proteins:
- the LOC136521633 gene encoding zealexin A1 synthase-like yields the protein MDDHYYVYLGLALVSLLVVLAKRRRGPADGRHGLRLPPGPWQLPFIGSMHHLLGQLPHRAMRDLARRHGPVMLLRIGEVPTLVISSREAAREVMKTHDTSFASRPLSATVRVLTNNGRDIIFAPYGEHWRQLRKLAITELLSARRVLSFRAIREEEVAAMLRACAAAAAESSPVEMRARLSALVADATVRAVMGDRCRDRDVFLRELDRSIGLSAGFNPADLWPSSRLVGQLSGAVRRAEECRDTVFGILDGIIKEHLQRMDNAGAGAGEAEDLLDVLLKIYKDGSLQIPLDMDVLKAVIFDIFGAGSETSATTLEWAIAELIRNPKAMQRATAEVREAFDARGAVAEHALGELRYLHLVIRETFRLHTPLPLLLPRQSQEPCRVLGYDVPAGTTVLVNVWALGRDGRYWSGDPEEFRPERFEAEASAVEFKGADFELLPFGAGRRMCPGMSFGLANVELALASLLFHFDWEAPGVSDPAEFDMTEAFGITARRKANLLLRPILRVPLPAGV from the exons ATGGATGACCACTACTATGTCTACCTCGGACTGGCTCTGGTGTCGCTGCTCGTCGTGCTCGCGAAGCGCCGGCGCGGGCCGGCGGACGGGCGCCATGGCTTGCGGCTTCCGCCGGGGCCGTGGCAGCTGCCGTTCATCGGCAGCATGCACCACCTCTTGGGCCAGCTCCCGCACCGCGCGATGCGGGACCTGGCGCGGCGCCACGGGCCGGTGATGCTGCTCCGCATCGGCGAGGTGCCCACGCTGGTGATCTCGTCCCGGGAGGCGGCGCGCGAGGTGATGAAGACGCACGACACCTCGTTCGCGTCGCGGCCGCTGAGCGCCACGGTGCGCGTGCTAACCAACAACGGCCGGGACATCATCTTCGCGCCCTACGGGGAGCACTGGCGCCAGCTCCGCAAGCTCGCCATCACGGAGCTCCTGAGCGCGCGCCGGGTGCTGTCCTTCCGCGCCATCCGCGAGGAGGAGGTCGCGGCCATGCTGCGCGCGtgcgccgcggcggccgcggaGTCGAGCCCCGTGGAGATGCGCGCGCGGCTGTCGGCGCTCGTGGCCGACGCCACGGTGCGCGCCGTGATGGGCGACCGGTGCAGGGACCGCGACGTGTTCCTGCGGGAGCTCGACCGCTCCATCGGGCTCTCGGCGGGGTTCAACCCGGCGGACCTGTGGCCGTCCTCCCGCCTCGTCGGCCAGCTGAGCGGCGCCGTGCGGCGCGCGGAGGAGTGCCGCGACACGGTGTTCGGGATCCTCGACGGCATCATCAAGGAGCACCTGCAGAGGATGGAtaacgccggcgccggcgccggcgaggccGAGGACCTTCTCGACGTGCTGCTGAAGATATACAAGGATGGCAGCCTCCAAATCCCGCTCGACATGGACGTGCTTAAAGCCGTCATCTTT GACATCTTCGGCGCCGGCAGCGAGACGTCGGCGACCACGCTGGAGTGGGCCATCGCGGAGCTGATCCGGAACCCCAAGGCCATGCAGCGGGCGACGGCCGAAGTGCGCGAGGCCTTCGACGCGCGCGGCGCGGTGGCCGAGCACGCGCTGGGCGAGCTCCGGTACCTGCACCTCGTCATCCGGGAGACGTTCCGGCTGCacacgccgctgccgctgctgctcccgCGGCAGTCCCAGGAGCCGTGCCGCGTGCTCGGCTACGACGTGCCCGCGGGCACCACCGTGCTGGTCAACGTCTGGGCGCTGGGCCGCGACGGGAGGTACTGGTCCGGCGACCCCGAGGAGTTCCGGCCCGAGCGCTTCGAGGCCGAGGCCAGCGCCGTGGAGTTCAAGGGCGCCGACTTCGAGCTCCTGCCGTTCGGCGCCGGCCGGAGGATGTGCCCGGGGATGTCGTTCGGGCTCGCCAACGTCGAGCTCGCGCTCGCCAGCCTGCTGTTCCACTTTGACTGGGAAGCGCCCGGCGTGTCCGACCCCGCCGAGTTCGACATGACCGAGGCGTTCGGCATCACCGCGAGACGGAAGGCCAACCTCCTCCTCCGCCCCATCCTCCGCGTGCCCCTCCCCGCCGGTGTCTAA